From Pagrus major chromosome 6, Pma_NU_1.0, one genomic window encodes:
- the cidec gene encoding cell death activator CIDE-3 has product MDYAMKSLSLLTPSSLSKCVTSASASVTQQLLSVRAPRPRPFRVTNADRSVKKGIMAETLQDLINKVSDSLSVPCVSALVLDEDGTGVDTEEFFQTLPENAVLMVLEKDQKWTPHPNSPSRDQLSECRTRQRTDVAKLTLDLYKNNPKDFIGCLNVKATLYGAYSVSYDLRCYAAKNMLKEALRWTVFSMQATGHILLGSSCYIEQLLEEEEQAEKSLTLPQESRIRQLQSRLLGKISY; this is encoded by the exons ATGGATTACGCGATGAAGTCACTCAGCCTTTTGACTCCGTCTTCCCTCTCCAA GTGTGTGACCTCAGCCAGTGCCTCAGTGACCCAGCAGCTCCTGTCGGTTCGGGCTCCTCGGCCAAGACCCTTCAGGGTCACGAACGCTGACCGCAGTGTAAAGAAGGGCATCATGGCAGAGACGCTCCAAGACCTGATAAATAAG GTCAGTGACTCGTTGAGTGTACCGTGTGTCAGCGCCCTGGTGCTGGATGAAGATGGCACAGGAGTTGACACAGAGGAGTTCTTCCAGACGCTGCCTGAAAATGCTGTCCTCATGGTCCTGGAGAAGGACCAGAAGTGGACCCCACATCCT AACAGCCCCTCCAGAGATCAACTCAGCGAGTGCAGGACGCGACAACGAACAGATGTGGCCAAGCTGACTTTAGATCTCTACAAGAACAACCCCAAGGATTTCATCGGCTGCCTGAATGTGAAAGCGACCCTGTACGGTGCTTATTCTGTGTCCTATGACCTGCGCTGTTACGCTGCCAAAAATATGCTGAA GGAGGCTCTGCGATGGACAGTCTTCTCCATGCAGGCCACGGGCCACATCCTGCTGGGCTCCTCCTGCTACATcgagcagctgctggaggaggaggagcaagcGGAGAAGAGCCTGACTCTGCCACAGGAGAGCAGGATCAGGCAGCTGCAGAGCAGGCTGCTGGGCAAGATATCTTATTGA